CCGCAGCGGTACGCAGGAAGACTTGCAAAATTTTCCCTCACTTCACCCTGCAGCTTTGTTTGGAATTTAGTTAAAAGGTAATCCGACTACTAACGCTCACTCCGATTTTAAAAACTTGGGAGAAAGGTTATCACGTGGCGTTGGCGCTACAGTCAGAACTGAAGTACAAAAACCACGGAAAAGTTGCGCCTCGCCAAGTAACTTCCAAAGGAGACTCTAAAGTGTTTCAGCAACAGTACAGTCAAATCTCGAGTCCCAAGCGAACACCGAACGCTGTGCCAGCCTTTTCAGTATGACCGAGCTCTCTGACAAAGTACCACACCAAACAGAAACGTAAGCGGGTTTATACCTTAGCCTCACGTATCATCTCGAAACAGAATACAGCCTGCCTGGAAGCGCTGGTTTAAGCGCTCAGCGGGCCTGCCTGGAATCGCTGCGTAACCACCAGGGATCACCAATTCCTCCCTGTCCGTGGcccaagcagcagtgcagcactcGGAAGCACCGGGCACACCGAGCCTGTCGGGCCCTCGGCAAGTATGAAAATTATCCCCAACGTTCAGAAGGCTGACTCACAAGCACAAGGCACGTGCGGAAGAATAACATCGAGACTGATCTTCGGTTTAGCTCCCCTTGATTTGTCAACGCGCAGTTCCGGATGAACCtaggcacaagggaaaaacagagagtcctctttcacttggaagacaatcaaaaggcctctttctttccctcgaCTGCTCTGGCTCACCAGCTGATTTTTAAGACGTGGGATTCAAGAGacacctgagctgctgcctcccaccgtAGCCAAGCGCTTGCCgtttctaacacttttttttaagaaaggtagTAACTTGGGAATCTTAGAACCTGCGGTGGGCACGGGGGCTCTcgcgcttgcttgcttgcttgcttggttgctttcctttgtattgcctGCTTGTAGGCGGCAGAGACAGCGAGAAGAGACTCTGAGACGCTCTCCTGCCACAGCGTTACAGGAAGCCACAAGCCACCCTTGGCGCCAAGCCGCTTTCGGGGGAGGGCAGCCCGCTCCCGGCCTCAAGGCCACCAGctcggagaaagaaaaaaaccccacgcagaTCTGCGGCGGGTGAAGCTGCCGCGTGGGCAGCCCGCAgcaggcggcggaggaggcggcggctcgGCGCGGGGGCGGAGGCACGGCAGGCCGCCCCGGGCCGCAGGGCCGCCCCGGCCAGAAGCAGCACCGCGAGGcggggacgggccgggccgggccgggccgggccggccccccgccgccgccgccgctactcACCTCCTTGGTGAGGTAGTACTGCAGCtccgagaagaaaagcagcaccacgATGAGCCCGCTGACAACCGTCACTGCCGGGGAGACGAGAACCGCCGTCAGCCCCGCCGggcgcgcctcgcctcgcctcagtcccgcctcagcccgcccgccgccgccgagcgccggcCCGCAAggcccccccgccggccgccgccccacggcgaggcccgggcccgcccgccggcccccggccgccctcACCCAGCGCGCCCCCGCACGTCTTGACCCGAAAGTCCTCCAGGGTCTTGTCTTGGGGAAGGCATCGAACCGCTTCAGCCGCCACAGCGAGTCCGTGGCGCCGCGCGGCCCGGAACCAAACCCGCCTTCCggcgccgccccggcaccgccccgccgggcagcgcggcccgaagccggccgagggggcgggcggggaggggctggggctcccggGCTCCTCCGGGGCGGGCAGGTCCTCGCTGCCGCCTCGCCCTCTTCTGACCCTCCCTGCCAACGGCCCCCGGGCCTCTCAAGGACACCCGAGAGACGCTGACTGTGCCGAGATCGGTTAGCCGGGAAGGGCTTGAGACCAAggcggagctgctggcagagagcagttttCACTCGGTTTGacctcctgcccatcccatcccctgcctccagctttgaAAGGGCTGGCGTTTGTTACCCCCGCCCTTCGGAGAACAACCGAGCTGTCCCTCAGGCTGGCTGTCGCAgcaacaaagctgaaagcaaatcacCTCGGGAGAGTACCAGCGCTTATTGTGCCGAAGcacggaaggaaaaagggaggaaagggaggaaaaaaccgcCGCTCTCTTGCCCCACCTCCCATCCCTGGCCTGTACCCTTCACCCCTTCATTTTGGTAACCAcctccgtgtttccctctctcgTCACAGGGAAGGGCTACGAACTCAAGAGGTTAAATCGTACAGCAGCTCGGAATAGCTTActtgtgcaagtgaaaaaaagagggtaaGCTTTTCCTAAGCCACATACTTGCCTAGCCCTTgctttttcctactaaaaaagtgcagtcctgcaaaatctcttttattaaaaaaaaattctagacagCGCTGGCACTAGGCAATGCTTGCAAACATCAACAGAACAAATGTACCCCCGTTGAAAAAGTGCAGTCccgcaaaatctcttttattaaaaaaaaaaaattttaaaatcgcTGTCGCTAGGAAATGCTTCCGGACGCAAACAGAACAGATGTACCCCCATTCCCCACAGCAAAACATAATACATTTCCGGGAAGGGCACAAGACCGGAACGCcgtgatgctgcagctgctcctctacaggaaaagaaggttCAGAGAGGCTGACCCAGCTTCCGAGtctctgcttccagaacagcagctttgggcTCCCTGACCACAGCTGCTAAGGAGCGAGACAGCTCTTGGTGAAGGTCTGACAGCTCCTGGCTGGTCTTGGCACAGCACTCAATATAGTCCTGCTTGTATTTTCGTTCTTGTGCCAGCTGCGTCTGCAGAAGGGACACCTGAAAGAGGCAAAAGGCCGAGCTCAGACAAGCCCACGCTCTTAGGACCATCCGTAGCTCCACAGATCCGGCTGTCGGGGAAGACGCACCCTCCAACTCCAGCCCTGACAAACACGTTGTCCTTGTGGAATGGGAACTAACAGGTTCCCAGAGCCACCCTGAACTGAGCTCAGATTACCGACAATTCCGAGTTTCTTTCTGGCATACCATTCACAGGTACAACACCGAGACATTACATGCCTATTAAAGAGGGAGGTTTCTACAGCATTTCGTAACCCAaccctttttttcaaaggagagatttGGCCTACTGCCACCTTAGTTCCACATGCTTTCTCCTCAGCAGGAGGACTGCTGCATACACAAGGTAGTGAAGAACCGTTCTGTTATGATCTAGTTTACAACCCTGACAGCTAGCAcatgaaatgggagaaaactctcactcttcctaacttcagagcatttcacaaatgAGCAGAGCATAATCTGATGAACAAAGCCCAGGAGGCAAATGAGCCTTAAAGGACTGCTGAGGCCTTCAAAATCCTCAAACTCTCATTATTTCCTGGCAACAGCGGGTTGTGCCTGCTGGGCTTTTTGGTGGGAGAGACCCAGCTGCTCTCACCTCCTGTCAGGTTGGCAGGGCagcgcagccacagcagctcgggcgtgttgccctctgcctgctttggagcggaggagatgccagcactgggagcagcgcTCGGTGCTTTGCTGTTTCGGGGAGAACAGCTCAGGCTGGAGGTTCTCCTCTGTTTGCAAAGTGACATGTGCTTTGCCAAGGGCTCTGTTCCACATGGGAATGCCATCCCCAACCTCGAGCTAGGAGTacgaaaatattctttcttggcaaaggaactcaaataacagaagcaattcCTAAAGGAGTTTTATGGCTTATGGAACCTGCTCCGTTTGAATTACAATACCAAGGTCTGCCAACGTAAAgccaaagcagataaaaagaggGACCCTGATCTGCTAAGCATCTAGAGCAGACTAGGTGGGAAACTCgggcagccagctccagaagGGGAATGCGAGGCGCTGAATCAGAAGCCGGtagcgcgcgcgcgcgcgtgcgCGCGGAAAGCAAGACGTCAGAGGGACTTCACAGCAAACGATACGCATAGGCTAGGGAACACCACCCCTGAAGAGAGGGACAGCTCTGaccttctctctgaaataataaggGCACCTTTGTGCAACTGGGCTTGGAGGCCTCCCACGCTTTGGTAGGTAACCCAGAGGTATGCGTGGGAGAAGTGGCCATCTGCTGCTAAGAGCATCTCCCAGGAAGGGGGAGATCAAGTGCCAGTTCCGCTGTTTCCCAGACCCAGAGGAGTGCCCCAACTAGCCAGCTGAGGATGATTCTTTGAGCTGAGCACCTTcgttttcctgctgaactgctggagtaggtccacagtgcaggcagacacaacagtcacagggggaaggggcttcaatccgttatctgtagcaacagaacttcaggcgccgaggcttcctggcgaaaacacccttaaggtgtaacttgatggcttcagcggtatgctcggctcacttgccagagctgagcaccgtgtactttactcgcgtaaatcttacaggcattttgccctgaacacctgcgaagattcacctcctcagggagaccagggcgtaccagagccataaaagcacgtggaagaggagtctggcgactgctgctgctgccagtgccgcTGTCAAGGCATGCAAtagggttcaggagctgggatgtacattcttacactgataaaacaagcgtccacactgtgcttaggtctccgactcggtccgatactgggagcgtgattagcacggcatagcaataggagactaacggttgcctgaaggctgtaagctctggcgctgcctcagaTCCCTGGAGCTCTGATAGAGTGCAAGCTCTACTGTTAGCGGAGtcaagggaaaatggaagcagtCAACAAGATGAGTAAGACTCAAGGGGAACATCCTTAGAATCTTCTCTATATTCAGGCGAGTGCCAGTGCTCTGAATTTCCTCCAATCCCTCTCCCACCACGCCTGACCTCTAGGCAAGCCAGAGACTAGACCTAGGTGCATGATGTTGTTTGGCCATGGCCAACAGATGTGTCCGACTGACTGGGTATTTCCACTGCCTGGTGTACTCACTGCCtgacaaccaaacaaaactcggGCTGTAGCATCGTGCAAAGCTGTGCCCCTCAGTACAGCCACGGCAGCTTTTGACGAGAGCTTTCCTACTCCTCACCTGGTTCTGCAACTCAGCTAATCGACGACTGCAGCGAGCGTGAGACTCCTCCTGTGAAGAAAACGCAAGGATTTCCTTTAGGTCTCCAGTTTGGCCAGGGCCATGGTCTACGTTCCAATTCTCTTAGGTCtatactggggggctgctgccactgggatTTGCCACTGTTCCTCTGTATGGGCAGACCCTCCTCCCACCAAGCAAGATTCTGTTCTCACCTGTCTAGAAGCAGCCATCTTGTGCTGGTCAGAGAGCGAAAATCCGCACGCATCTGGCAGCGACCGACCACTGTGATATCTCTTCAGTCTCCTCCGTTCACGTTCCACCTGCACGTTGGTGATAGGAGAAAGGGTCACAGAAACCTGCCACCAAACAAGGAGCAAAAGGAGCTCTGGACATCATGGCAAGGAGATTTCTGCTCAGAGGCTGTTAATTGCACCAGAGAATGCTGCGGGCAAAAAGCACTCGAAGGAGGctatggaagagaaagagcaagaggaaacagtTCCTGACACAAGAGCGTCAAATGTGCCTGTATGGGGacactggggcaagaagggtgggaccgGAGTGAATGCGCATTTGTGAAGGCAACGGggtgccagaagagagagaaaatacaaaagcgtgtgtccacagggggaagtgggagagggaaggaaacaagcagaggacTCCAGAGTGCTGTCTGTGGAAATGTGGTGTGATCCAGCGGACCGtgaggctttgcagaggcagcgaaagcctgttttacctgctcgagagtcctcctgagctcagcattgagttgcttcagctctgccttctccagttcCAGCCTTGCAACTGCTCGCTGCAGACATTCCAGCTGCTGTGACAGGAGTCTCTTCTCCGAGAGCCATGATagctgctccccttctgcaaTAGCCTGCTGGGTATACAGAGAGGAGATTATGTGAGCCGGTGCCACATAAAGGTTAGGAGGGACAGAATCGACAAGTCGGGGAGAGTGACCGGACTCGGGAATGGACAGTGCCaagtcccttctgctcctcctggttGACGGGCCAAAACAACACACTCTCTTCCTAGGGGCCCTCCTCCCGATCGCCGTGGGGAAATCCACACAGATTTGCCTTCCGGCCTTTTGGACTGCAGCACAAGTACATCCTGAATGCGCAATGAAGCCTTTCACCTCATCAGGCAACGGTAcgaatgccattatttttaatacactggaaaagctgTACCTCAGAAATCTACATCTCTGAAAGCATCCTCTAAGCACTGTCAGCGTAGCTGCTGTGCAACCATCGTTACAAAATTCTACTGAGGTTAGTACCTTAGTTTGGTCAACTGtgccccttcctttccatgccaaaCCCCAACCACGACACGTTGGCTAAGCTTGCCTACCTAGGAGAGAACCAAGTATCCACCCCCAACTTTTGGACTTCATTTAATTCTAACGGCAAGCTCTGTAGTTCTTTCAGTAGTTCGGGggctgacagaaaacatttcagcaggtGAATGCCTTGAGCTACGCAGACAGGCAAGCCTGCTGGCTACAACCACAGTTTCTTTGGCCGAGCAGGTCATGTATTTATGGGACTATATATTCCCCTATCTTTACGGGCATCGTCATTAGAATCCTTTATTGACACTTTAGTTGACTGATGATCAGTCACACTGCCTACCTGATGATGAAACCGGTCCGTGTCCCTCTCCGAAACCGTACTCTGCAGGATGGCTATTTCTTCCCTCAGAGTCCCGTTGGCCATTTCACTCTTGGTAAGGGCAAGAGTCAGTGCTTgtgccttctctctccatttgacTTCTCTGCTCTCGGTCTGCTTCAAAATAGCAATCGTGCGCTCCAATTCTTCCCCCTTGGCTTTCCGCTCATCCGCCAGTTGTTGGGTTAGctccttctgtctttgcaaggaacggtctctctcctggagaactcgcctcttctctgcttcctcttcctcccatttctggaGTTTCTGGATTCGTTTCTGTAGGGTCTCCCCGCCATCCTTCCATCGCAAAGCTGATGTTAATTGCTTCAAGAGTTCACTCTGCCTCCTAAGCTCTTGTTCTCTCTCCGCCAGAGTCTTCTCTAAGTACCCGACTCTGTCTCTGTGGTTCTTGATCTCTTCGTCCTTCTTTGTCAGAGTCGGCTGAACATGCTGGAGATCTTCCCGAAGAGCTCTtacttcctcttctaactcttctagTTCACCTTCGGCCTTGGTCTCTCGTTCCGTCTCGTGCAAGGCTTCTTCCAggagcttctcttgctctctgcgATGCCTaacctcttcattcttcttggTTAGCCTAAGCTGGAGATTCTGTAAGGTCTTCAGTTCTTCTTCTTGGCGCTGGAGTTTTTGCATGAGAGTTTcattgtcttcttctctcttcctcaccgCGTGCTCAAGCAGATCCACTTGCTGCTGGCATGATGTTAGCGCTACTTTCGTGCTTTCTTCACGAAGCCGGAACATGTTCATTTGCTCCGTCTGCCTGAGGAACTCCAAATGGTTCTCCTTCACGATTTGGCTCATTTTGTCTAGATCCTGCTCTAGACTCTTGGCCTGCTTGCCTTCTAACTCCTTCTGCTCTCGAAGCTCCTGGACGTGCTCTTGCAAAGACACTATCTCTTGATCTCTCGCTTCTAGAGAAGATTCAGCGTATTCTAGTTTTTGCAGTATAGCTTTGGTCTGCATCGctgcctcctccttttgctgttgaagcttAGAGATAGCCTCCTCCAGAACCtctatcttttcctctctttctttcagagtcagttttgttgcttggagatttgtttgctcagcttcacgcttttcctccttttccttccacgcCTCACATTGCTTTCTAAGGGataacatttcttgttctttttcctttagtgccacttgaagctgctgcagaatttccttctgctgttcagagtcttgctcttgtttttggaAGGTCTCAATCAGTTCCTTCTGAGATTCAAtcattaaatccttttctttcagtattgctgttgtgtattctaagtctctgtgcaagacattcatctgttcttctgttttttccgcagagctccttgcttgttgcttttggatgtctaggagtctgtccttttcttttaaggttcCTAAGGTCTGCTCCAGTTGGTCACGGACAGTCCTTAACTGCATTTCCATGACTTCTTCAGCTTCCCGGATTTGCTTTTGTTGCGACTCAAGCTCTTGAtccttttcagataaagagaGGGTCATCTTTTCTAGTGTCCCACGAAGCTCCTGCAGGTAGCCCTCTTGCTGTTCCTTGTACTGCTGCAAGAGTCTTAACTGATCCCTTTGAGAATCACACTCGCGCTCTCTGTCCTTAAGAACTGCCCTCAGGTCTCCAAGGCTCGCGTGCAGAGATTTCACctgttctctctccatttccagtgCTTGGATCTGCTGAGTCAGAGACAGAAGCTCCAAGTTCTTCTCCTTCAAGTTCCCTTTCATATGATCAAGATCCACCTGCAGATTTCTCACTTGTGATGCACCGTGTCGTTCTagaatcattattttcccttcctggaattggatctcccggtctctctcctccagctctttgctcatcttgctgacagcagtcctcagcatttcttgctgcttctccagctcccgtatctgttcttgctgggatcCCACCTcccggtctctctcctccagctctttgctcatcttgctgacagcagtcctcagcatttcttgctgcttctccagctcctgtatctgttcttgctgggattcaactttctgttttttctctgttatgtcctTGATAACCTCACTGAGAGTAGTTTCATgcgtttctttctggttttccagcattctcatctgttgctggtacaacttcatttctccctccctctctgacagGATGGCAGTCATATGAGTGAGActctcctgcaaagcttttccctgtgctgcctctttttGGAGCATCTGGATTTTCTCCCGCTGCGTTTCCACTTCCtcatttttgatttttaagatagaCAATGTAGTTTGAAGTTCTTGTTCAAGGCAGCGATTCCTATCTGTTGCTGCATTTGCTCGGGTTTCGGAGCCTGTGACTGATTCCTGAAGAAGTTTTATCTCCCGTACCAGTTCTTCTTTAACTG
This region of Harpia harpyja isolate bHarHar1 chromosome 1, bHarHar1 primary haplotype, whole genome shotgun sequence genomic DNA includes:
- the LOC128146482 gene encoding centrosome-associated protein CEP250-like, which gives rise to MAARSQASLRRRLQSSQEAQHRQAVLVRKLQAKVLQYRTRCRELEQQLAAGGGPLPGRWEATEDQSLEKALLQVEEEQQRCENLAEVNALLQEHLDEANEVNSALKEDVGKLTADWMRAREELELKESEWRSERELYDSYLRGERSRLLSLWRQVVTFRCHFLEMKTATDRDLSELKAEQMRLSGSILVNCSHLNCGVRPWESVTLGRPVLKDQAQQQAEQEISQKTWAVMHLQVEGDPEKKELQDRPKDLAALEGEHSLLQSELVVAREMLEESHLQRDLLKQEKQELTVALEKAEQSVAELTGAQNKLSAEIADLHVAAANMSSINEALALDKVQLNKLVLQLEQELDVLSGKVDEMERAKISDQEKLNLWERTNEALSAEKAHLEQLLKEAEEQQEGLQVELRMLAEEKAETQEKLNQVHRQQESASSGLEQLRQESSRQGQALANVSKEKELLVHEKAALEVRLAATEQERRGLAEQLAEARSGKETLESSLLEAQQRLCQLEIARSQLEIQLHTVRQAKEVIQGEVKCLQCELEAERSLMKQERANMAQQLLRTEEQYNDTLRLRETDHEVEINKLLQDLASEREGHHSELQEMLEQWEKEKAETEREHEKKLFDMKQRVATMQAQQEEERTRVENAKQEQERARLRAVKEELVREIKLLQESVTGSETRANAATDRNRCLEQELQTTLSILKIKNEEVETQREKIQMLQKEAAQGKALQESLTHMTAILSEREGEMKLYQQQMRMLENQKETHETTLSEVIKDITEKKQKVESQQEQIQELEKQQEMLRTAVSKMSKELEERDREVGSQQEQIRELEKQQEMLRTAVSKMSKELEERDREIQFQEGKIMILERHGASQVRNLQVDLDHMKGNLKEKNLELLSLTQQIQALEMEREQVKSLHASLGDLRAVLKDRERECDSQRDQLRLLQQYKEQQEGYLQELRGTLEKMTLSLSEKDQELESQQKQIREAEEVMEMQLRTVRDQLEQTLGTLKEKDRLLDIQKQQARSSAEKTEEQMNVLHRDLEYTTAILKEKDLMIESQKELIETFQKQEQDSEQQKEILQQLQVALKEKEQEMLSLRKQCEAWKEKEEKREAEQTNLQATKLTLKEREEKIEVLEEAISKLQQQKEEAAMQTKAILQKLEYAESSLEARDQEIVSLQEHVQELREQKELEGKQAKSLEQDLDKMSQIVKENHLEFLRQTEQMNMFRLREESTKVALTSCQQQVDLLEHAVRKREEDNETLMQKLQRQEEELKTLQNLQLRLTKKNEEVRHRREQEKLLEEALHETERETKAEGELEELEEEVRALREDLQHVQPTLTKKDEEIKNHRDRVGYLEKTLAEREQELRRQSELLKQLTSALRWKDGGETLQKRIQKLQKWEEEEAEKRRVLQERDRSLQRQKELTQQLADERKAKGEELERTIAILKQTESREVKWREKAQALTLALTKSEMANGTLREEIAILQSTVSERDTDRFHHQQAIAEGEQLSWLSEKRLLSQQLECLQRAVARLELEKAELKQLNAELRRTLEQVERERRRLKRYHSGRSLPDACGFSLSDQHKMAASRQEESHARCSRRLAELQNQVSLLQTQLAQERKYKQDYIECCAKTSQELSDLHQELSRSLAAVVREPKAAVLEAETRKLGQPL